A DNA window from Choloepus didactylus isolate mChoDid1 chromosome 9, mChoDid1.pri, whole genome shotgun sequence contains the following coding sequences:
- the LOC119544607 gene encoding 60S ribosomal protein L32-like — protein MAAFRPLVKPKIIKKRTKKFIRHQSDRYVKIKRNWRKPRGIDNRVRRRFKGQILMPNIGYGSNKKTKHMLPSGFCKFLVHNVKELEVLLMCNKSYCAEIAHNVSSKNRKAIMERAAQLAIRVPNPNARLRSEENK, from the coding sequence ATGGCTGCCTTCAGACCCCTCGTAAAGCCCAAGATCATCAAAAAGAGGACCAAGAAGTTTATCCGGCACCAGTCAGACCGATATGTCAAAATTAAGCGTAACTGGAGGAAACCCAGAGGCATTGACAACAGGGTGCGGAGAAGATTCAAGGGCCAGATCTTGATGCCCAACATTGGTTATGGGAGCAACAAGAAAACGAAGCACATGCTGCCCAGTGGCTTCTGCAAGTTCCTGGTCCACAATGTCAAGGAGCTGGAAGTGCTGCTGATGTGCAACAAATCTTACTGTGCTGAGATTGCTCACAACGTTTCTTCCAAGAACCGCAAAGCTATCATGGAACGAGCAGCCCAGCTGGCCATCAGAGTCCCCAACCCCAATGCCCGGCTGCGCAGCGAAGAAAACAAATAG